One Oncorhynchus clarkii lewisi isolate Uvic-CL-2024 chromosome 32, UVic_Ocla_1.0, whole genome shotgun sequence DNA window includes the following coding sequences:
- the LOC139391868 gene encoding MARCKS-related protein 1-B-like — MGSQASKGEVVVEAKAAAADAAAVANTASVKTNGQENGHVKSNGDVSATETAATNGSTDAAEEPAAGAGGDAIEPAPAADKDAAKPVGEAVTKDTPKKKKKFSLKKSFNFKGLKLKKNKKEEVVKEEAAAPAEEKPAENGAAVASEEKKEEVVKEEATAPATEAPKAEEVQAKAEEVKEAPKVKVEVKEAAAAAPAPEPTKPTEETSSTPAAAAPSQQKAE; from the exons ATGGGTTCCCAAGCGTCCAAAGGAGAGGTAGTCGTGGAGGCGAAAGCTGCTGCCGCGGACGCGGCTGCCGTCGCGAATACGGCTTCCGTCAAAACGAACGGGCAG GAGAATGGCCATGTCAAGTCCAATGGTGACGTCTCTGCCACAGAGACGGCCGCGACCAACGGTTCCACTGACGCCGCCGAGGAGCCCGCGGCTGGCGCGGGAGGGGACGCCATCGAGCCAGCGCCAGCCGCCGACAAGGATGCCGCCAAACCGGTAGGTGAGGCCGTCACCAAGGATACCCCTAAGAAAAAGAAGAAGTTCTCCTTGAAGAAATCATTCAACTTCAAGGGCCTGAAACTGAAGAAGAACAAGAAAGAGgaggtggtgaaggaggaggCGGCCGCTCCCGCTGAGGAGAAACCAGCTGAGAACGGAGCCGCTGTGGCTtcggaggagaagaaagaggaggtggtgaaggaggaggCTACTGCTCCTGCTACAGAAGCCCCGAAGGCAGAGGAGGTGCAGGCTAAAGCTGAGGAGGTGAAGGAGGCTCCTAAGGTGAAGGTGGAGGTGAAGGAGGCGGCTGCCGCTGCTCCTGCCCCTGAGCCCACCAAACCAACAGAGGAGACCAGCTCGACCCCCGCGGCAGCAGCTCCCTCCCAACAGAAAGCAGAGTGA